A stretch of Lysobacter sp. K5869 DNA encodes these proteins:
- a CDS encoding DUF3489 domain-containing protein gives MTTIELSGNQRTVLEMARDTGGYIEHYPTGLLGGARTSVVRALLRNELVEAHDAGYRITTAGYAAIGVEPPMDADTTGTEAPATQNLSEPSAPGLPEETASSAPVAPSKRERAARGDTKLTTVVGLLMRPEGATIAQIMAATDWQQHSVRGFLAGTVKKKGYTLTNSKEGDGERVYRIATEEALGAPADVTAHGDEEE, from the coding sequence ATGACCACCATCGAACTCTCCGGCAACCAGCGCACCGTCCTCGAAATGGCCCGCGATACCGGCGGCTACATCGAGCACTACCCCACCGGCTTGCTGGGCGGCGCCCGCACCAGCGTCGTGCGCGCTCTGCTGCGCAACGAACTGGTCGAAGCCCACGATGCCGGCTACCGGATCACGACGGCCGGCTACGCGGCCATCGGCGTCGAGCCCCCGATGGATGCCGACACCACCGGAACAGAGGCGCCCGCCACGCAGAACCTCAGCGAACCGAGCGCTCCCGGCCTCCCGGAGGAGACCGCGAGCAGCGCACCGGTCGCGCCGAGCAAGCGCGAGCGCGCCGCGCGCGGCGACACCAAGCTGACCACGGTCGTCGGCCTGCTGATGCGCCCCGAAGGCGCCACCATCGCGCAGATCATGGCCGCGACGGATTGGCAGCAACACTCGGTACGCGGGTTCCTTGCCGGCACCGTCAAGAAGAAGGGTTACACGCTGACCAACAGCAAGGAAGGCGACGGTGAGCGGGTGTATCGCATTGCGACCGAGGAGGCGCTGGGCGCACCCGCCGACGTCACCGCGCACGGCGACGAGGAAGAGTAA